The region GGAGCATACCGGTGTGGTGACACAGCTTATTCGGGAGACGGGACAACGGCAACCACCCATCAGGGCATTTATGGATGACCTCACAGTCATGACAGAATCAGTCCCAGGCTGCCGGTGGATTCTGAAAGGGCTCGAGAAGCTCGTGGGGTGGGCCCGGATGCGTTTCAAACCCATCAAATCCAGATCAATGGTGCTGAGAAAAGGGAAGGTGGAGGACAAGTTCCGGTTCACCATCACAGGCACAGCCATCCCAACCATCACACAGAAACCAGTCAAGAGCCTGGGAAAGGTTTATGACTGCTCTCTCAGAGACACTACATCTATTCAGTCAACCTGCACTGAGTTGGATGGCTGGCTGAAAACCGTGGACAAGTCTGGCCTCCCTGGGAAGTTTAAAGCCTGGGTCTACCAACATGGCATTCTTCCCAGGATCCTATGGCCCCTCCTGGTCTATGCTGTCCCTATCTCGACAGTTGAGACCTTGGAGAGAAGGGTCAGCAACCACCTCAGGAGATGGCTTGGCCTACCAAGGAGCCTGAGCAGCATCGCTCTCTACGGAAATTCAAACAAACTGCAACTCCCTTTCAAATCCCTGGAGGAGGAATTTAAAGTATCGAGAGCCAGAGAAGTGGTTCAGTACAGGGACTCAAGTGACCCGAAGGTGGCTAAGGCAGGGATCCAAGTGAGGACTGGCAGGAAATGGAAGGCAGAGGATGCAGTTCGAGAGGCTGATGCAAGGCTGCGCCAAAGGAGCCTGGTGGGAGTGGTCACACGAGGCCGAGCAGGGCTAGGTTCCTTTCCAACTCCCCAAATCAACACCagggggaaggaagggcggCACCTTGTCCAGGAGGAGGTGAGAGCAGCAGTGGAAGAGACGAGAACCTGCAAGGCAGTGGGGATGAAGCAACAGGGAGCTTGGACGAGATGGGAGAACGCGGTCGAGAGGAAAGTGACCTGGGCAGAGCTGTGGAAATCTGAGCCTCACCGCCTTAAATTCCTCATCCAGGCAGTGTATGACGTGCTTCCGAGCCCATCTAACCTGCACACATGGGGCATAGCAGAGACACCAGCATGCCCACTGTGCTCCAAGCGAGGAACCCTGGAACACATCCTCAGCTGCTGCACAAGGGCACTTGGAGATGGACGGTACAGGTGGAGGCATCACCAAGTGCTTAAGGCCATTGCGGAAGCCATCAGCACAGGCCTGGAGTGGGCAAAGCAGTTCCGTCCCTCCAAGAAATCCATCACCTTCGTCAGAGCTGGAGACAACCCAACTCCTGTCAGACGAACAACATCTGCAGGCATTCTCATGTCTGCAAGAGACTGGCAGTTGTTGGTGGATCTCGAACACCAGCTAAAGTTCCCCAGCCATATTGCTGTCACCACCCTGCGACCAGACATAGTTCTTGTCTCGGAGTCCACCAAGCAAGCAGTGCTGCTGGAGCTGACAGTCCCGTGGGAAGACCGCCTGGAAGAAGCCTTTGAAAGGAAGCTCTCCAAATACACGGGACTGGTCAGCAACTGCCAGCAGGCTGGCTGGAGAGCAAGGTGTTTCCCTGTGGAGGTTGTATGCAGGGGTTTCGCAGCCCGATCATTGGCCAGAGCCTTCAGTAGCTTAGGCTtcgagggagagagaaagaggagagccaTCCGCAGCACCACCGAAGCGGCATAAAGAGCCTCAAGATGGCTTTGGCTCAAAAGAGGAGAGCCATGGAGTCATGGTAGTTAGCTAGCCGTCTGGACGCAAGCTGGGGTCTGATCAACCCTGGCTGGGTCACCTGGAGGAGGGCGTATGATGTTGAAAGACCCGAAACGCCCTATGAGCCCAGGAACATCACTGAGGATGCGTCCAGACTAGGCATCAGTAGATGTATGTACACAGCGGTTGGGTCTTGATCCCTATCTTGCCATCCCAGAAGGCTTAACTCTCTTCCTTATATCAATAATATAGATCAATTAAATCATCTCAAGAACAACACAattgtttataacacactaCTGGTCTGGCGGGATATGAAGAAATACCTAAACAATTCCCCCACAATCTCTCTCTGGTCTCCTCTGGCTCTGAATCCGGATTTACCAGCACAGATTAGAAGTATTGGTTTGCTGGAGTGGACATCTGAGGGCTTGTCAAACTTCACAGACCTGTTGGTCTCTAACTCTATTAAGTCATTTGAGCAAATCAGGGCTGATCTTAATATTCCCCATAGAGATTATCTCCAAATTCGTCATTTTGTAGGGTCTCTCTTGAGGACAGGTGGGATTCGCATGAGACTGTCAGAGCTGGAAAACATTATAGTTTTGGCCAAATCTCCCAAAGGACTGCTTTCCAAGATTTATGCTTCACTACTTTATTCTGATTCTTCAGGTTATGACTCTCTGAAGCTGATGTGGGAGTGTGACCTGGAGGTGACGTTTAGTCCTATAGACTGGGACAAGATCTGTAGCGGGGTTTTCCCTAAATGTACGTAAATCTCTATACATGAACAGAACTTTAAACTTTTTCACCAAACTTATTACACACCTGTTCGCCTCCAGAGAATGTTCCCTGTCACCTCCAATCtttgttataaatgtaaaatacacaaaggTACATTTATCCACTTGTTTTGGTCATGTGACCGCATCCAGACTTTCTGGATGCAGACTTTCTGGATGCGGTCACATGACTACTGGTAAACAGTTTTTGCAGACTccttatttctgtcttttaaacCATGCTCCAGAAAATCTTTTGGACACGGACACCAAATCTCTATTAGTGATTCTTTTGtttctggcaaaaaaaaatattttgctgtGGTGGTCAACTCCTCAGGTCCCTACAGTCGACATGTGGATAGGGCAGATGTCTGCTCTTATTCCTCTTGAAAAACTGACTCATGACCTTAATCGTAAATCTGACAAATTTTGGAGGATCTGGGAACCATTGCACTCCTTCCTACAGAAACTATAACTTATCATCTGTCCCTGGAAGATGAGGACTGACTACTTTTTCCTTTACTCTATATGTGCTACTCATTTACCTGTCTCCTGTTGTCTTTTTACTtactttcttatttatttttatttatgtatgtgtatgtatatgtatatgtttgtatatatatatatatatatatatatatatatatatatatatatatatatgtatattgcagCGCTCAATGTTAGTTTGtggcagagctggggactcggactcgcgactcggactcaagttgcacttaagtctcactaaactgtgacttcagactcgacttggactcgacctcaaaagacttcagacttgacttcgactcgaggctcgagactcgcgaacaacttttatttcatgttattattattatttttctcattatttatctgtcattaatctttttgtatgatctctggctctgagctagatgtaaacactaACGTCACGTcacgcgcatgcgccatgtgAAGCGCACATCTTCAATATTGGTTGGCAACAATGGCGAGTGCAACGAGTTCACCAGGAGTGCCTCAGATAATTACATTTGgttacaatgccttcacacagTCAGCCAACAAGCGAACAGCAGTGTGCAAAGAGTGCGGGAAAAAAATACAGGATTGTGGTTCAACTACATCTAACTTCATCCGGCATCTGAAAACGCACCCCAACCGGTTAGTCACTTGCTAACATGAAAGATGTTAAAATTAGATATAGCCATCAAACTAGCCACAACAAACTGTGCTAATGCTGTGAACAGGTAGATTGCATATTTTCTGTTGGCCATATGATGTGACAGACTTTGGGTTAACATTTCACCAGGCCTATACCATCAGTTTCCCTgatgccactaacttagtggctcagctactaattaattaattaactatgatcattttatatatatatattttataatatccccacacatttcctgttgtgttaagcagcagataaaaggcagcttggagaaaaaataatgtgtttgtaccacagtgttaaactgcagtgcagtgtttctgtgatgttcatgttttgtaataaaaaaaagaaacacgaATAACATATATGAAATTCATATATACTATTCATGTtccttttttataataataacaattattcatttattcaacatGATTCAAATGTTGCTGTATTGGTTTACCTTTTTCAGGACAGTTCCCAATACAGTGCTATCATGTGGATTTTATTAGTAGcaagtattttaattttatatgtTCATCTACAGGTTTACAGAATTCACCAAGTTTAAGAAAGGGACTACTGGACAGGGACAGATCAGCATTGACTCTTTCTTGATGCAGGGAAGAGGAGTGCAAGTATACCACCAGGGTCACCCTAGGCAGAAGGCCATCACAGAGTCGATAATTAACGACCTCATCATTTCAAGCAATCTGCCACTGTCTTTGATTGAGAAGCCTAGCTTCAGAAACTTTATGTCTGTGGTAGATGAGAGGTATTGTCCAGTCAGCCGGGCCACTGTAACAAGACAACTGAGTGAGCTAGCAGCAGACAAAGAGGCCAAGATAAAGTTAAAATTAGAGAAAACAGACACAGTGTCTGTAACTGTGGACATTTGGACGGATAGAACCATGCGGGGCTTTTTGGGAATCACTGGCCATTTCATGGAGCTACACAATAGCACCCCAAGTCTCCAGTCAGTTCTCTTAGCTTGTGAACGATTCACAGGGTCTCACACAGGTGAGAGGATTAGTGAAAAATTTGAAGACATGTGTGACAAATTCAACATAAAGCACAAATTAGATTATATTATCTCAGATAACGCATCAAACATGAAGAAAGCTTTTACTGTGTGCTTTCCTTCTGCCAAAAGTGAAGATGATGACCTGGAAAACAGTGAGCTCTGGGAGGACGTCAATGAGGATTACCAACACGAAGTTGAGTATATCCAGAGCAGCTGCCGGAAAAAACGCCTTCAGTGCTTTGCACATACATTGCAACTGGTAGTGCGAGATGGACTTAAAGAAACTAAAGTTCTCAACACTGCAAtggcaaaaataacaaaattctGTAGTCTACTGCATTCCTCTTGTGGACTAAAAGAGGCATTTGAAGCAGAGTATGGTGCCAACCGCAGTATCCCCTCTGCTGTAGCAACTAGATGGAACAGCACTCTGCGCCTTGTTGAAGCAGTCACTGACTTGGATCCTCAAAGCCTGAATTCACTCTTGGAATCTCAGGGTCATAAAGGCCTGTGTTTGTCAGCCAGAGAATGGGGTCAACTGCAAGAACTTGTGGAAGTTTTAGCCCCATTTCTTCAAGCAACGGACCTTACTCAAGGGGAGAAAGTTGTCACCCTTAGTGCAGCTCTTCCTTGTGTCCTGTCACTTAACAGCCATCTAACCAGGATGCTGACTGCTACTCACCACCTGGTGGGTTTAGTGAAAGCGCTGCAGACGTCCATTCAACGCCGTTTTCAAGGGATATTTGTGAATGTCAAAATGGATAGCTCACATGATCCAGCAGTTCATCTTCCATTTGGAGACATTGTCTATATGATGTCTGCATTACTGGATCCATCATTCTGCCTCTTTTGGCTAGAGCAAGATGTCGAAGCACCAGATGAAGTGAAGAGTGAAGTTAAGGAGATGATAATAGGTAGATATACACACCATTTCCaaacatatattacatattatgcATGGCATTCATTTTATGCATAACCAAAGATTTCAAGTTTATTACATATGCTGTATTCTTAGATTGATTCAAAGTGTCAATATACTCATTGACACTGTATATCATTGGCATGATATGACACTATAACTAAATGCTTTTTGATGACCATTTTCCAGACCTGGTCTTGGCTGAGGCTCAGAGAGTGACTGTGCGTCACAGCAGTAGTGGAGACGATGATCAGGAGGAGTCACCACCAACTAAAACTCCACGTCTTTTCTCTGGCTACCGGAAGAAACACACCAAGAAAAGTATGGACCATGGATCATCTGTCAAGGCTGAGCTCATCCGCTATATCCAGGTGTCATCAGATGAAGATGGAGTGGACTGTTTTGAGTTCTGGAAAAGGCAGTCCAAGGCCTTCCCAAGGCTCTATCATGTGGCTATGAGAGTGCTTGCAGTGCCAGCCACTAGTGCACCAGTGGAGAGGGTGTTTAGCCAAGGGGGACTTATCATGCGTCCCCACCGTGCAAGTCTGTCAGCAAAGACGCTTTcgaatttgatgtttttgaaatgtaacctttctgttgtttaaatattttccaGGAAGGTGAAAGGGGGTTTGAGGTTTGTGTTACTTGTGTTGCAGGATCGTTCGCAGCATCAGTTCgtgtctgtttttcatttgacatcagaaaactaaatataacCAAAGATACGCTGCTGCTGAACTGATGGTGATTTGTGTTCATGCTGCCTTAGAGGATAAAATGTGGTGTTCGGTATctaatgaaatgaaaccacaaaacatatttatttttgcagcaCATGCAGAACAATATGTGTAGTTATTCTGTGTTTTAGTGCTGAAATGATGAGTTGATCAATCGATTATTCAGACGACAcaacatcatttttcatttttaagtttgAATTTTAAGTTAGTATAACATCTCATTTTCTTGCACCAtggttggtgtgttttgttcattttgttgtattttacaacattgttcaaattgttatttattgttgaagaatggttggtgtgttttgttcattttgttgtattttacaacattgttgaaataattattttttgttgaagaaaatacagttatggaactgaaataattcttagtgtatgtttcttcacatcacattgcagtagattctctatagtgaacctacaattgatacattttcatactgtcctatatcaaggtaactttattaatacctgaaggtagatttggttagagtttcaggagagggcatctcaacatacagatacatacatacaaacttcagtgacagcagacagttaaaacacctCGAAAaaagacatgggcaggtgctcgcaagactaactgatcaggatgaaggattgtacagctctgaggtcagaatttgaatttgatttagtgttggcgagagacttgagacttgacttggactcttgaccagagacttgagacttgacttggacttgaccctcaacgacttgagacttgacttggactctagctcaaagacttgagacttgacttggacttgtaaaaaatgacttgtgaacagctctggtTTGTGGTGGGACTTTTTGTTGTtctgtatgttttgttgttgtttgttcacAAATTTgaaaaaccaataaaaataataataataataagaagaagaaaataccAGATTTGATCAAAAAGTAGAAAATTCAGCAAAGAATgaatattgtgttgtttttttaaaccacacgCTCAAACcaaagattttatttattaacaaaatgttttaaattcaaGTGTTTTGTTCAGTGGACCGCTAAAATCCACAATCTGGGTCTTTCCTGTGCTGTCTGTATGACAGTGGGCTATTATCACCAGACAGTTAATTATAGATGAAGATGTACAAGAGTGaataacacgcacacacacacacgcacacacacacacacacacacacacacacacacacacacacacacacacacacacacacacacacacacacacacacacacacacacacacacacacacacacacacacagcttgaaCAGAAATAAACACTATGCTAATTCTTTCCTGTGTGTCACACAAACTGTCCATCCTATGCCTATTGTGCCCCCCTCTGTCTATCTTCTCACTCGCCTCTCATATCTCTCACTCCGTCGTGGAACTTTCCATCAAAGCATCTCTTTAATGATGGAGAACACTCATGCATCTTTAAGCGCTCGACAGGGATCTTCCACTGTGATGTTCCAGCCCTTTGatcacacaaactcacaaagTCAACAGTATAGTTAAGTTAATTTGCACTTGAATAACAAAAGGGTGGAGATAAAGGAACACACACTTCAGCTTAACTGGTAAGGTAGGCACTGAAAAGAAGAGCAGAAGAATCCTGATTTGGCCcacatttgtatttatgttatgtGCAAATATGTGAAAGTATATAGCTCGTAGTAAAAATCTAATGTCACCCCAGCAGATTAACTTcaaatactgaatgaaaaaaataacactcCAGTTGTCACCTACATATAGATGATTATGGGTGATTTTTGCACCTGCATGAGTGTGACCCACACTTTTAAGGATGGCACTCAATCTTATATGTTTAAATTCAGATGCAATcccgttttgttttttttcttatgtgtgtGGGAGATTTGTGAGTGTATACATAGCACATTGGAGTATACAAAGACCCAAAGCTAGGATGTCATGTCAGGGCTTGCCTTTGTTCCACAAACCTCTGTAGTCTCTCATTCAGCTTTGGTGTTTCTCAAACAAATAGAGTGCTACTTTCCATATTCTAGGACCATTTTTCATCTTACTCAGCATTTGCGTTTAGAAATTGAAAACAAAGTCCTGTCCTTATCTGAACATAGGGAGTGACCAAAAAACAAAGTTCCAAGgctattatttgtattattacaaATGTTAATGCTTTTAAATTAGGTTCTGGTTACACTTAAGCTCCCTACAGAGTACGTGTATTAGTGCCTCTTTATAGTTAAGTGACAGAAAAACCCTCAATCCAAAACCTAAAGTGCTATGCTCCTTAGGTTTTCtaccacacacacctcagaaacaaacaattaaaacaagatTGATTACATTATGCATTTAAGAACATTATAGATTATATTTAGGCATTCTTTTTGAAAAAGAAGATGATAATTTTGGGTAACTACTTTGAAGTGAGATTGAgaaaattcattaaaatataCTCGTATGCCTCCTAAATGTAACAGATAcaagttttggttttacaaaTAAGATGTTCTATGAATTTGTAATTTATGATATGAATCTATATATAATACTTGATTTACTTTCACAACAAATACGTAAAGTGACCTGGTAATATTAGTAAATTTGGATAATCCCTTGGATTACATTACTGATTACAATTTTCATGAGGTATCTAGTGACTGTAATGGATTACAATGTTAGTGACCTACCTGACCTTGACAAGGATGCAGTCGTATTGACTGACTGTGGCTTAAACCTCACAGTGCCATGAGAATATGGGgcacaacacatgcacacacgcacattctTGATAAATCACCAGAAAGAGACACTAGGATTAATATTCAAAGCTGTTTTAATCCTGGCTGATATTTGGATTTAGCATTTGGATGGGTatattattttcaaatatgAGTCTGAATCCATGGAAATGACTAGGCTCAACgatgtttttgtttgaaattCAGCTGTTAttgcaaaattaaaaacataaattagcTTAATATAGTAACAGTACGTTTTTCAACAATCCTGTACTGTTTAAAAACTGACCAACACAGAGTAATGATGCATCAGTTTAAATGAGCAGTATAAAAACATTGCTCAATGGGGGAAAGAGACTACAGATGTTGACATGTGTAAATCGAGATGTGCATTTTGAAGGAAGGAGGGCTTAATCAGGCATTAGGAACAGCAGGCAGAGGAAAGGATTGTTTTAGTCAGGTTTCAGGCTCACATTAGCTATTTAAATACAAGTCATGGGAGACATGAGCTGTAAAGCAAACAGCGAAGCACACAGCTAAGCAGGCTGCTggatgaaatacaaaataaatttcTGTTAGAGCAGTCGCTCCTTATCCTCCCTTTGGcatctgaaaaaaaaggtttataatattttaatgaatacattttgattcTGTATGTCTCTGGAGAGTGTTGTGACATCCTTGCAGAAACTACTATCTGCTACTATCACTGACAAGGAGACCGTTAAAATATTATGTTGAGTGAATGGTGTATCAGCTGAGACTTTTATAgattcaaatattaaataagtGCCTTTAGGGATAAagcttttgaaaatgtaacact is a window of Scomber scombrus chromosome 10, fScoSco1.1, whole genome shotgun sequence DNA encoding:
- the LOC133987658 gene encoding uncharacterized protein LOC133987658; this encodes MTKQCTCGKVCKNIHGLKIHRARMKCPVGADASQRTGVTPGETQEELGLESPHSAQNLQVLQTNPSSIKSDRRRIKWPAASMTSLWQQFDDDVNKILEGMAKGEADKKLQVMTTTIFSIAAERFGEEKEKKEKKSSRTSYSMNQRAVRIHNIRQEMKALKSQYKAAGEEERTGLAQLMCILRKNIRVLRRAEWHRRRRRERARKHAAFIANPFKFTKDLLGQKRSGKLASSQEDIDQHLKQTYSDPAREQELGECNTLIEPPEPDMQFDMSELQLAEVREVVRKARASSAPGPSGTSYKVYKNCPKLLLRLCKILRVFWRRGRIPDQWRVAEGVWIPKEENSTQLDQFRIISLLCVEAKIFFSAVSKRLCTYLAKNTYINTSVQKGGISGMSGCLEHTGVVTQLIRETGQRQPPIRAFMDDLTVMTESVPGCRWILKGLEKLVGWARMRFKPIKSRSMVLRKGKVEDKFRFTITGTAIPTITQKPVKSLGKVYDCSLRDTTSIQSTCTELDGWLKTVDKSGLPGKFKAWVYQHGILPRILWPLLVYAVPISTVETLERRVSNHLRRWLGLPRSLSSIALYGNSNKLQLPFKSLEEEFKVSRAREVVQYRDSSDPKVAKAGIQVRTGRKWKAEDAVREADARLRQRSLVGVVTRGRAGLGSFPTPQINTRGKEGRHLVQEEVRAAVEETRTCKAVGMKQQGAWTRWENAVERKVTWAELWKSEPHRLKFLIQAVYDVLPSPSNLHTWGIAETPACPLCSKRGTLEHILSCCTRALGDGRYRWRHHQVLKAIAEAISTGLEWAKQFRPSKKSITFVRAGDNPTPVRRTTSAGILMSARDWQLLVDLEHQLKFPSHIAVTTLRPDIVLVSESTKQAVLLELTVPWEDRLEEAFERKLSKYTGLVSNCQQAGWRARCFPVEVVCRGFAARSLARAFSSLGFEGERKRRAIRSTTEAA